The Sorex araneus isolate mSorAra2 chromosome 5, mSorAra2.pri, whole genome shotgun sequence genome has a segment encoding these proteins:
- the FAM83C gene encoding protein FAM83C: protein MFAGLGAGGMAGPLRGRVEELKRPWWRESSPLVLQHSEAARLAADALLERGEAAYLRVISEERELPFLSALDVEYMSSHGRGGPEVSDGQGPEASGPDRLSLLSEVTSGTYFPMVSDVDPPDLDLGWPEVPQATGFSPTQAVVHFQRDKAKNIKDLLRFLFSQARTVVAVVMDVFTDMDLLCDLMEASGRRGVPVYLLLAQEHLRHFLEMCYKMDLNGGHLPNMRVRSTCGDTYCSKAGRRFTGQALEKFILIDCEQVVAGSYSFTWLCSQAHTSMMLQLRGRIVEDFDREFRCLYAESRPVEGFCGGEDPLTPPAPCPPPVALPFGPGIPSPTSSPPSSTSLSSVKRSPFMGRSSYLALPGGGGCSDGAPGSSARGPARREANGQPSLQRQLSDPPGPYRANLGKLGASPWSQSSPALNQSSASPLTLALGTPLLPRSRPLLPFSRGMPVLSRLPENGLPGSQGPSPPRSRWVPGPALETVDEKVCLSQSHGQLDLLVPFPRAQEAGGPDSGVSPNLGSFRPGEQASEEKRGCPGQRYSQLDLLPLAQGAGESPESGSSQAGDQTPEDKRLSPKLSHGHLDLLAPYPKVAGSRVPPEANNSSSARAGKQGPDERRQTLGHSQLDLITKFGPFRGEGPGPNALPRQSPARQARAGSADEKRMTLGHSKLDLITKYHQLQGARVGPEPGLPAGAPGGHRNGSSNGLYGDEKRLTLGHSKLDLITKYNKSKFKLLRSRFES, encoded by the exons ATGTTCgcaggcctgggggcggggggcatggcGGGCCCCCTGCGGGGCCGGGTGGAGGAGCTGAAGCGGCCCTGGTGGCGGGAGAGCTCACCCCTGGTGCTGCAGCACAGCGAGGCGGCCCGGCTAGCGGCCGATGCCCTCCTGGAGCGGGGCGAGGCTGCCTACCTGCGGGTCATCTCCGAGGAGCGCGAGCTGCCCTTCCTCAGTGCCCTGGACGTGGAGTACATGAGCAGCCATGGACGGGGCGGCCCGGAGGTCAGCGATGGCCAGGGGCCAGAGGCCTCGGGCCCTGACCGGCTCAGCCTGCTCTCCGAAGTCACCTCAGGCACTTACTTCCCCATGGTCTCCGACGTAGACCCCCCGGACCTGGACCTGGGCTGGCCCGAGGTCCCGCAGGCCACAGGCTTCAGCCCCACCCAGGCTGTGGTCCACTTCCAGCGGGATAAAGCCAAGAACATCAAGGACCTTCTGCGCTTCCTCTTCAGCCAGGCCCGCACG GTGGTGGCCGTGGTGATGGATGTGTTCACCGACATGGACCTGCTGTGTGACCTCATGGAGGCCTCGGGCCGGCGCGGGGTCCCTGTCTACCTGCTCCTGGCGCAGGAGCACCTGAGACACTTCCTGGAGATGTGCTACAAGATGGACCTCAATGGGGGCCACCTGCCG AACATGAGGGTGCGGAGCACGTGCGGCGACACCTACTGCAGCAAGGCCGGCCGCCGCTTCACAGGGCAGGCCCTGGAGAAGTTCATCCTCATCGACTGCGAGCAGGTGGTGGCCGGCAGCTACAG CTTCACGTGGCTCTGCAGCCAGGCGCACACCAGCATGATGCTGCAGCTGCGGGGCCGCATCGTGGAGGACTTCGACCGCGAGTTCCGCTGTCTGTACGCCGAGTCACGTCCCGTGGAAGGCTTCTGCGGCGGGGAGGACCCGCTGACTCCCCCtgcgccctgcccgccccccgtgGCGCTGCCCTTCGGACCGGGCATCCCCAGCCCTACATCCTCACCGCCCTCCAGCACCAGCCTCAGCAGCGTCAAGCGCTCCCCGTTCATGGGCCGCTCCTCCTACCTGGCTCTCCCGGGAGGCGGCGGCTGCAGTGACGGGGCCCCCGGGTCTTCAGCCCGGGGTCCTGCCCGCCGAGAGGCCAACGGCCAGCCCTCCTTGCAGCGACAGCTGTCAGACCCCCCAGGGCCCTACCGGGCCAACCTGGGTAAGCTGGGGGCATCCCCCTGGTCTCAGTCCTCCCCGGCCCTCAACCAGAGCAGTGCCAGCCCCCTGACCCTGGCCCTGGGGACACCTCTGCTCCCTcgctcccgccccctcctccccttctcccggGGCATGCCGGTCCTGTCCCGGCTCCCGGAAAACGGGCTCCCTGGAAGCCAGGGCCCCAGCCCGCCCCGGAGTCGCTGGGTACCTGGCCCAGCCCTGGAGACAGTGGACGAGAAGGTGTGTCTGAGCCAGAGCCATGGCCAGCTCGATCTCCTTGTGCCCTTCCCCAGAGCCCAAGAGGCAGGAGGCCCCGATTCTGGGGTTTCCCCTAACCTGGGCTCCTTCCGGCCTGGTGAGCAGGCCTCAGAGGAGAAGAGGGGATGCCCCGGGCAGAGGTACAGCCAGCTGGACCTACTGCCCCTGGCCCAGGGTGCTGGAGAAAGCCCCGAGTCAGGTTCCTCCCAAGCTGGAGACCAGACCCCCGAGGACAAGAGGCTGTCCCCAAAGCTCAGCCACGGCCACCTGGATCTTCTGGCACCATACCCCAAGGTGGCGGGCTCCAGAGTGCCCCCTGAAGCCAACAACTCCTCCTCTGCCAGGGCCGGCAAGCAGGGCCCAGATGAGCGCCGGCAGAccctgggccacagccagctggaCCTGATCACCAAGTTTGGCCCTTTCCGGGGTGAGGGTCCGGGGCCCAACGCTCTCCCCAGGCAAAGCCCCGCGCGCCAGGCCAGAGCAGGCTCCGCGGATGAGAAGCGGATGACTCTGGGTCACAGCAAGCTGGACCTCATCACTAAATATCACCAGCtgcagggggccagggtggggcctGAGCCCGGCCTCCCTGCGGGGGCCCCAGGGGGCCATCGCAATGGCAGTAGCAATGGCCTGTATGGGGATGAGAAGCGGCTGACGCTGGGCCACAGCAAGCTGGACCTCATCACTAAGTACAACAAATCCAAGTTCAAGCTGCTCCGGAGCCGTTTTGAGTCCTGA
- the EIF6 gene encoding eukaryotic translation initiation factor 6, protein MAVRASFENNCEIGCFAKLTNTYCLVAIGGSENFYSVFEGELSDTIPVVHASIAGCRIIGRMCVGNRHGLLVPNNTTDQELQHIRNSLPDSVQIRRVEERLSALGNVTTCNDYVALVHPDLDRETEEILADVLKVEVFRQTVADQVLVGSYSVFSNQGGLVHPKTSIEDQDELSSLLQVPLVAGTVNRGSEVIAAGMVVNDWCAFCGLDTTSTELSVVESVFKLNEAQPSTIATSMRDSLIDSLT, encoded by the exons ATGGCGGTGCGGGCGTCGTTCGAGAACAACTGTGAGATCGGCTGCTTCGCCAAGCTCACCAACACCTACTGCCTGGTGGCCATCGGAGGCTCCGAGAACTTCTACAG CGTGTTCGAGGGCGAGCTCTCCGACACCATCCCCGTGGTGCACGCGTCCATCGCCGGCTGCCGGATCATCGGGCGCATGTGTGTGG GGAACAGACATGGTCTGCTTGTACCCAACAACACAACTGACCAGGAGCTGCAGCACATTCGAAACTCCCTCCCAGACTCAGTGCAGATCCGGCGGGTAGAGGAGCGTCTTTCAGCCCTGGGCAATGTCACCACCTGCAATGACTATGTGGCACTAGTCCATCCAGACCTGGACAGG GAGACAGAAGAAATCCTGGCTGATGTGCTCAAGGTGGAAGTCTTCAGACAGACAGTGGCTGACCAGGTGCTAGTAGGAAGCTATTCTGTTTTCAGCAACCAGGGTGGCTTGGTCCATCCCAAGACTTCAATTGAGGACCAGGATGAGCTGTCTTCTCTTCTTCAGGTCCCCCTGGTG GCAGGCACTGTCAACCGAGGCAGCGAGGTGATTGCTGCCGGGATGGTGGTGAATGACTGGTGTGCCTTTTGTGGCTTGGACACAACCAGCACAGAGCTATCAGTTGTGGAAAGTGTCTTCAAGCTGAATGAAGCCCAGCCCAGCACCATTGCTACCAGCATGCGGGATTCCCTTATTGACAG CCTCACCTGA
- the MMP24OS gene encoding protein MMP24OS — protein sequence MGAGLSGGQAAPEPAQPPPQPVAPERPRPDPGPWGPLDDVRFLIACTSWY from the coding sequence ATGGGCGCTGGGCTGAGCGGCGGCCAGGCCGCCCCGGAACCAgcgcagcccccgccccagcccgtggCTCCCGAGCGGCCGCGGCCGGATCCTGGGCCCTGGGGGCCGCTGGATGACGTGCGATTCCTCATCGCCTGCACCTCCTGGTACTGA
- the MMP24 gene encoding matrix metalloproteinase-24 isoform X2: protein MKKPRCGVPDHPHLSRRRRNKRYALTGQKWRQKHITYSIHNYTPKVGELDTRKAIRQAFDVWQKVTPLTFEEVPYHEIKSDRKEADIMIFFASGFHGDSSPFDGEGGFLAHAYFPGPGIGGDTHFDSDEPWTLGNANHDGNDLFLVAVHELGHALGLEHSNDPSAIMAPFYQYMETHNFKLPQDDLQGIQKIYGPPAEPLEPTRPLPTLPVRRIHSPSERKHERQPRPPRPPLGDRPSMPGAKPNICDGNFNTVALFRGEMFVFKDRWFWRLRNNRVQEGYPMQIEQFWKGLPARIDAAYERADGRFVFFKGDKYWVFKEVTVEPGYPHSLGELGSCLPREGIDTALRWEPVGKTYFFKGERYWRYSEERRATDPGYPKPITVWKGIPQAPQGAFISKEGYYTYFYKGRDYWKFDNQKLSVEPGYPRSILRDWMGCNQKEVERRKERRLPQDDVDIMVTINDVPGSVNAVAVVIPCILSLCILVLVYTIFQFKNKAGPQPVTYYKRPVQEWV, encoded by the exons ATGAAGAAGCCCCGATGCGGCGTCCCAGACCATCCCCACCTGAGCCGAAGGCGGAGAAACAAGCGCTATGCTCTGACTGGACAGAAGTGGAGGCAGAAGCACATCACATACAG CATTCACAACTACACCCCAAAGGTGGGGGAGCTGGACACGAGGAAAGCTATTCGCCAGGCATTCGATGTGTGGCAGAAGGTGACCCCGCTGACCTTTGAAGAGGTACCATACCATGAAATCAAAAGTGACCGGAAGGAGGCAGACATCATGATCTTCTTTGCTTCTGGTTTCCATGGTGACAGTTCTCCATTTGATGGGGAAGGGGGCTTCCTGGCCCATGCCTACTTTCCTGGCCCGGGGATTGGAGGAGACACACACTTTGACTCCGATGAGCCATGGACGCTAGGAAATGCCAACCATGATG GAAATGACCTCTTCCTGGTGGCGGTGCACGAGCTGGGCCacgcactggggctggagcattccAACGACCCCAGCGCCATCATGGCGCCCTTCTACCAGTACATGGAGACGCACAACTTCAAGCTGCCTCAGGACGACCTTCAGGGCATCCAGAAGATCTACG GACCCCCAGCTGagcccctggagcccaccagacCCCTCCCCACGCTCCCCGTCCGCAGGATCCACTCGCCTTCCGAGCGGAAGCACGAGCGCCAGCCCCGGCCCCCTCGGCCGCCCCTCGGGGACCGCCCCTCCATGCCAGGCGCCAAACCCAACATCTGTGATGGCAACTTCAACACGGTGGCACTGTTCCGGGGCGAGATGTTTGTGTTTAAG GATCGCTGGTTCTGGCGCTTGCGCAATAACCGGGTGCAGGAAGGCTACCCCATGCAGATCGAGCAGTTCTGGAAGGGCCTGCCTGCCCGCATAGACGCCGCCTATGAAAGGGCTGATGGGAGATTCGTCTTCTTCAAAG GTGACAAGTACTGGGTATTCAAGGAGGTGACGGTGGAGCCCGGGTACCCCCACAGCCTGGGGGAGCTGGGCAGCTGTCTGCCCCGAGAAGGCATTGACACAGCGCTGCGCTGGGAGCCGGTGGGCAAGACCTACTTTTTCAAGGGCGAGCGGTACTGGCGCTACAGCGAGGAGCGGCGGGCCACGGACCCCGGCTACCCCAAGCCCATCACCGTGTGGAAGGGCATCCCGCAGGCCCCGCAGGGCGCCTTCATCAGCAAGGAGGGAT ATTACACCTACTTCTACAAGGGCCGGGACTACTGGAAGTTCGACAACCAGAAGCTGAGCGTGGAGCCGGGCTACCCGCGCAGCATCCTGCGGGACTGGATGGGCTGCAACCAGAAGGAGGTGGAGCGGCGCAAGGAGCGGCGGCTGCCCCAGGACGATGTGGACATCATGGTGACCATCAACGATGTGCCGGGCTCTGTGAATGCGGTGGCCGTGGTCATCCCCTGCATCCTGTCCCTCTGCATCCTGGTGCTGGTCTACACCATCTTCCAGTTCAAGAACAAGGCGGGCCCACAGCCCGTCACCTACTATAAGCGGCCGGTCCAGGAGTGGGTGTGA